In Sulfuritortus calidifontis, the sequence AGAGGTCGATCTCCAGGTTGCCGGAATCGTAGCCCTGATAGTCTTCGATCCAGCCCACGTTGGAAGCCCAGGTACCCAGGTAGAAACCGCTGCTATGGCTGTAGTCCAGACCACCCTGGATGGCCGGGTCGCCACCGGTTTGGGAGATGCCGCGGAACAGATAGTTGCTGGTCAGGGAAACGTTACCGGTAAGGGTGTGGGGGCTGTCGGCCGCGGCCGCCAGGCTCGGTACCGTCACCAGACCCGCCAGGACCAGAGAGGCATACAGTTTTTTCATCGCTAAACTCCTCGGTTGCAAATGGAAGTGCAATAGCGCACGACCTCTCGTTAGCATTTGCCGTGCCAGAAGTTTTAATGCTTATAAAACATATAGATAACGCGCATTGGCAAAATTGCGCCGCCATCTTGCCCAAGCCTGGTGCAGCCACGGCCCGTCATGCACCACGGCGGTGCCGGCCATCTTAGAAGCGCTTTGCTAAACTGCGAGCCATTCATTCATGAGGTCACCCCATGCTCGCCAACAAACTGCTCGACGAGATCAACGCCAAGGTCTCCGAAGTCATCGCCGCCAGTCCGGCCAAGGACATCGAAAAGAATCTCAAGGCCACGCTGACCGGCCTGCTGGGCAAACTCGACCTGGTCACCCGCGAGGAATTCGACGTCCAGGCCCAGGTGCTCGCCCGCACCCGGGAGAAGCTGACCGCCCTGGAAGAGCGCCTGGCCAAGCTGGAACAAGACCGCCCGGCGTAATGAGGCGCAGCTTCAGCGCGGCCCTGCTCGCCGCCACCCTGATCGGATGCACGAGCAACCCGATCACCGGGCGCTCGCAGCTCATCCTGATCTCGGAATCGCAGGCCATCGCGCAATCGAGCCAGGCCTACCGGGCCGAGCTCGCCCCCTGGGCGAAAAAAGGCAAACTCAACAACGACCCCGCGATCCAGGCGCGCATCAACGGCATCACCGACCGTCTGATTACCCAGGCCATCCGCTACCGGCCGGAGACCGAGCGCTGGGACTGGCAGGTCGCGGTGATCGACGAGCCCAAGACGGTGAACGCCTTCTGCCTGCCCGGCGGCCGCATGGCCATCTACACCGGCCTGATCGACAAGCTGCACGCCAGCGACGACGAACTCGCTCAAGTCATGGGCCACGAGATCGCCCACGCCCTGGCCAACCACGGCGCCGAGAAGATGTCGGTCGGCCTGGCCAGCGACGTCCTGGTCGGCGTGATCGGTGCCGCCTCGGGCAACAACGGCCAGCGCAACCAGCAGGTCGGCCAGCTCGCCGCCCTGCTCGCCTGGCAGCTGCCCAACAGCCGCGAGGCCGAGACCGAGGCCGACCGTATCGGCATCGAACTGGCCGCCCGCGCCGGCTTCGACCCCAAGGCCGCGCCCACGCTCTGGCGCAAGATGATCGAGAACGATGGCAGCCGCGGCCGCTTCGACTGGCTGTCCACCCACCCCGCACCGGCCAAGCGCCTGGACGAACTAGCGGCCCTGGTGCCGCAGATGGAGCCGCTTTACCAAGCCGCGCAGGCCAAGCCGCCAGTGGTGCAGTCCCGCCTGGCCAAGCGCCATGAGGCTGTCCAGCCGGTTTCGACAACCGGGGTTTGGGAGCGCTTCAAGCAGGGCGAGGCCTATCTGGACTGCAAGGACTGCCGCCAGCAGTTCGAGGCCCGCCTGGCCGAACTCAGCCGGCTACACCAGGGCCGCAAGTGG encodes:
- a CDS encoding M48 family metallopeptidase; amino-acid sequence: MRRSFSAALLAATLIGCTSNPITGRSQLILISESQAIAQSSQAYRAELAPWAKKGKLNNDPAIQARINGITDRLITQAIRYRPETERWDWQVAVIDEPKTVNAFCLPGGRMAIYTGLIDKLHASDDELAQVMGHEIAHALANHGAEKMSVGLASDVLVGVIGAASGNNGQRNQQVGQLAALLAWQLPNSREAETEADRIGIELAARAGFDPKAAPTLWRKMIENDGSRGRFDWLSTHPAPAKRLDELAALVPQMEPLYQAAQAKPPVVQSRLAKRHEAVQPVSTTGVWERFKQGEAYLDCKDCRQQFEARLAELSRLHQGRKWEELARAVLAIGQAEDLAWYYLGAAAEGLGQPLAARRYYQLAVQLAQHQGLCATASERCGDVRLPEQAQQALRRLR
- a CDS encoding accessory factor UbiK family protein, translating into MLANKLLDEINAKVSEVIAASPAKDIEKNLKATLTGLLGKLDLVTREEFDVQAQVLARTREKLTALEERLAKLEQDRPA